One segment of Prionailurus bengalensis isolate Pbe53 chromosome E3, Fcat_Pben_1.1_paternal_pri, whole genome shotgun sequence DNA contains the following:
- the NME4 gene encoding nucleoside diphosphate kinase, mitochondrial produces the protein MGGLLGRAALPGLLSGPRAAGPSLLARPSSGGSSWTRERTLVAVKPDGVQRRLVGDVIQRFERRGFKLVGMKMLQAPETVLAEHYHDLRRKPFYPALISYMTSGPVVAMVWEGPNVVCSSRAMIGHTNSAEAAPGTIRGDFSVHISRNIVHASDSVEGAQREIQLWFQSSELVDWAEEGHQSSTYPA, from the exons ATGGGCGGCCTCTTGGGGCGCGCGGCGCTGCCGGGGTTGCTGAGCGGCCCGCGGGCCGCAGGCCCAAGCCTGCTCGCACGCCCCAGCTCGG GAGGGTCTTCCTGGACCCGGGAGCGGACCCTGGTTGCAGTGAAGCCAGATGGGGTGCAGCGGCGACTCGTTGGGGATGTGATCCAGCGCTTTGAGAGGAGGGGCTTCAAGCTGGTGGGGATGAAGATGCTGCAG gcgccagagACAGTCCTTGCCGAGCACTACCATGACCTGCGGAGGAAGCCCTTCTACCCAGCCCTCATCAGCTACATGACCTCCGGCCCCGTGGTGGCCATG GTCTGGGAAGGCCCCAACGTGGTCTGCTCCTCGAGGGCCATGATAGGACACACCAACTCAGCTGAGGCTGCCCCCGGCACCATCAGGGGGGACTTCAGCGTCCACATCAGCAG GAACATCGTCCACGCCAGCGACTCCGTGGAGGGGGCCCAGAGGGAGATCCAGCTATGGTTTCAGAGCAGTGAGCTCGTGGACTGGGCAGAAGAAGGCCACCAGAGCAGCACCTACCCAGCCTGA
- the DECR2 gene encoding peroxisomal 2,4-dienoyl-CoA reductase [(3E)-enoyl-CoA-producing] isoform X2 has protein sequence MAQPPPDVSEDECLPEYRHLFCPDLLRDKVAFITGGGSGIGFRIAEIFMRHGCHTVIASRSLPRVSMAARKLAAATGQRCLPLSLDVRAPPAITAAVDQALKEFGKIDILINCAAGNFLCPASTLSFNAFKTVMDIDTLGTFNTSRVLYEKFFRDHGGVIVNITATLGSRGQVLQVHAGSAKAAVDAMTRHLAVEWGPQNIRVNSLAPGLISGTEGFWRLGGPQASVITKVLAIPLQRLGNKTDVAHSALFLASPLASHVTGAVLVVDGGAWLTLPNDLKLLADFESFSAKL, from the exons ATGGCCCAGCCGCCGCCCGACGTCAGTGAGGACGAGTGTCTTCCCGAGTACCGCCATCTCTTCTGCCCGGACCTGCTACG GGACAAAGTGGCCTTCATCACAGGTGGTGGCTCTGGGATTGGGTTCCGAATTGCTGAGATTTTCATGCG GCACGGCTGCCACACTGTCATCGCCAGCAGAAGCCTTCCAAGAGTGTCAATG GCTGCCAGAAAGCTGGCTGCTGCCACTGGCCAGCGATGCCTGCCTTTGTCTCTGGACGTGCGCGCTCCCCCGGCCATCACAGCTGCTGTGGACCAGGCACTGAAGGAGTTTGGGAAAATTGACATTCTCATTAACT GTGCAGCCGGAAACTTCCTGTGCCCTGCCAGCACATTGTCCTTCAACGCCTTCAAGACCGTGATGGACATTGACACCTTGGGCACCTTCAACACGTCTCGTGTGCTTTATGAGAAGTTCTTCCGG GACCATGGAGGGGTGATCGTGAACATCACTGCGACCCTGGGCAGCCGGGGGCAGGTGCTTCAAGTGCACGCAGGCTCTGCCAAGGCGGCTGTGG ATGCAATGACACGGCACTTGGCTGTGGAGTGGGGTCCCCAGAACATCCGTGTCAACAGCCTCGCCCCTGGCCTCATCAGCGGCACAGAGGGGTTCTGGCGGCTGG GTGGCCCCCAAGCCAGTGTCATCACGAAGGTTCTGGCCATCCCCCTTCAGAGGCTGGGCAATAAGACAGACGTTGCCCACAGCGCGCTGTTCCTGGCCAGCCCTTTGGCATCCCACGTGACCGGCGCTGTGCTGGTGGTGGACGGCGGGGCGTGGCTGACACTCCCTAACGACCTCAAGTTACTGGCAGATTTTGAATCCTTCTCTGC